The Nocardioides sp. cx-173 genome segment GCAGCGTGTGGTCGGGGGCACCCGCGAGGGCGTAGAGGACGCCGTACTCGAAGTGGGTGAGCTCGGCATCGCGCTGCAGCTGGGCGTCGAGAGCCGGGGGCAGCCACTCCAGGACGGTGGCCAGCGCGGCCCAGGTCTCGAGGTCCTCGCCGCTGAGCGGGGCGGTCGTGCGGTCGTCCGACATGGGCCGAGACTACGGGGTGATGACTTGATCAGGAAAGTCATTCGGCTAGGGTTCACTTTCCTGAGCAAGTCAACATGAGTGGAGATGACATGGACCTTCGACTGTCGGGCCGGACCGCCCTGGTGAGCGGCTCCACCCAGGGGATCGGCTACGCGATCGCGGAGGCCCTCCTCCGGGAGGGCGCCTCCGTCACCGTCAACGGCCGCGACCCCGAACGGGTGCGCGCGGCCGTGGCCGGGCTGACGGCCGCGGTGCCGGGGGCGAAGGCGTCGGGGCTGGCCGCCGACCTCGCGGATCCCGAGCAGGTGAGCCGGCTGCTGGGCGACCTCGGCTCCATCGACATCCTGGTCAACAACGTCGGCCTGTTCGAGGTCGCGCCGTTCGCCGACATTCACGACGAGGCGTGGCAGCGCTACTGGGAGGTCAACGTGATGAGCGGGGTCCGTCTCACGCGGCACCTCCTGCCCCTGATGCTCGAGCGCGGGTGGGGCCGGGTCATCTTCGTGGGGACCGAGTCGGGGGTGAGCGTGCCGGGGGACATGCTGCACTACGGAGTGACCAAGGCAGGCGTGCTCGCCCTGAGCAACGGGCTCGCCAAGCTGACCCGCGGCACCGAGGTCACGGTGAACACCATCCTCGGCGGTCCCACGTACTCCGACGGGGTCGCCGACGCCGTCGCGCAGATCTCCCAGGCGCAGTCGGTGCCGGTGGACGCCCTGAAGGCGGCCGTCATCGGCGGCAACCAGACCTCGCTGCTGGAGCGCTTCATCGAGCCGTCGGAGATCGCCCACCTCGCGGCGTACCTGGCCAGCCCGGTCTCGTCCGCGACGAACGGCGCCGCTCTCCGCGCGGACGGTGGGGTGCTGACCGGGATCCTCTGAGCCGGGTCGAGGGGGATCAGGTGGCCTCGCTCCGACGGCGGGCCCGGTTGCCGGCGAGGAGCAGGATCAGACAGAGCGCGATGAGCACCGGCTCGATGGCGTACGCGCGGGTGAGGCCCACGCGGTCGGCCAGGCTGCCGAGGGCGTACGGCGCCGCGACGACGAGGAGGCCGCCGAGCAGCTGCGAGCGGGAGTTGGCCTGGTCCTCGCGTCCCGGCGCGGCGGCGAGGCTGAGGGCCACCGCGAGCGGGTAGAGGTTCGCGATGCCGAGTCCGGCCACGAACAGGCCCAGTGTCACGGCGACGGTGTCGGATGCGAGCCAGAACAGTGCGAACCCCCCGGCGGTGGCGACGAGCGAGGCGTACAGCAGCTCGCCGCTGCGGCCCGGGCGTCCGGTCGCGACCGCGCCGACGATGCGCCCGAGCAGCAGGCCGACGTAGTGGCTGCTCATGGCGAGGACCGCGCTGCTGGTCGCCAGCCCGTTGTCCTTCAGCTGCTCGGTCCCGAAGTAGGCGAGGCAGAACTCCACGGCCATGCTCGCAGCGGCCAGGCCGGCGTACAGCCAGCAGGCCGTCGGCAGTGGCCCCGGGCGGGCGCCGTGGTGCGGGGACGCCGCAGGCAGCGGCAGGCGCCGAAAGCACAGGTAGAGCGCCGCGAGCGCGACCGCCGGGAACGCGAACGCCGCCCGCCACCCCACGGCGGTGACTGCGAGCGCACCCAGGGCGAGCGGCGCGGCGACGGCGCAGGCCGCCGCTCCGATGTTGGCCTCGACGAGCGCGCGCTCGCGCAGCTCGGCGTGGGTGTCTGACAGGAGCGCCTGGATGGTGGTGAGCAGCATGGTCCCGCCCACCCCGAGGACCGCCCCGCCCGCCAGTGTGGGCCCCACGCCGCTGCCGAGCACGAAGAGTGCCAGCCCCGCGGTGGCCACGATCGACGAGCCCCAGAGCAGCGCGGCGCGCGGCAGCAGGCGGGCGGCCGTGGGGAACAGTAGGCCGGTCAGGACCGTGCCCGCCGACCAGGCGGCCGTGTAGGCCCCCAGCACCGTGTAGGAGAAGCGCAGGTCGTCGCGCAGCAGCGACAGTGCGGGCCCGTAGCCGTAGACCCAGAACGCGAAGCAGAGCAGGGCCGCATAGGACAGCACGGTGGGGGAGTCGCGCACGAAGGACGAGCCCTGCGCCGTGCTCCCGGGTGGTCTGCCGGCCATTTGTGTAACGCTACACACCTAGACTGCGCGCATGCAATCCCCTGCACCGCGCCGCGTGACCATGTCCGAGGTGGCGCGCCTCGCCGGGGTCTCGCCGATGACGGTCTCCTACACCTACAACCGCCCCGAGCGGGTCTCCGGCGAGAGCCGCGCCAAGGTGCTGGAGGCCGCCGCCGTGCTGGGCTACCCCGGCCCCGACCCGAGCGCCCGCTCCCTGCGGTACGGCGCGACGCGCACGCTGGGCGTCGTGATGGGCGAGCACCTCACCTACGCCTTCGACGACGGTCAGGCCGTCGCCTTCCTCGCGGGCGTGGCCGAGGTGTGCGCCGAGCGTGGCTACGGCCTGCTCATCGTCCCGACGGGGACGGGCGAGGAGGACCCGGGCCGGGTGGTCGCCGCCGCGGTGGACGCCTACGTCGTGTGGACCACGACCGCCGACGACCCGGTCCTCGATGCGGCGTGCAGCACCCAACGGCCGGTGGTCGTGCACGGCGGCCCCGACCGTCCGGGGACGACCCTGGTCACCATCGACAACCGGGCCGCGGCCCGCGCGGTCGCGCTCGAGGTGTGGACCGGGGCGGGGCGCCCGGTCGTGCTCAGCCTCCCCGTCGACCGTCGGCGCGAGAGCTTCCTGCGCCCCGGCCTGGACCCCGATACGGTCGCCTACCCGGTGACCCGGGACCGGCTCGCCGGCTTCCGGGACGCGGCGGGCAACCTCGGTCTCCACTGGTCGCGCCTGCCGGTCGGCGTGTGCCACACCAACGACGAGGCCGACGCTCAGGCGGTCATGGCGCGACTGCGGGAGAGCGCCTCCGACCTCGATGCCGTCGCCGCGATGAGCGACCGGCTCGCCCTGGGTGCGCTGCGATCCGGCGGGGCGCCGCTGCGGGTCAGCGGCTGGGACGACTCCGCGCTCGCGCGCGAGCACGACCTGACCACCGTCGCCCAGTCCATGCGCGCGCAGGGCGCCTCCTGCGCCGCCGCGGCGCTGGGCGATGCCCCGACGGTCGACCACCGCGACGCCTGGCACGTCGTCCGCCGGGGCTCCACCGGCGGTGGAGCCGGCACTCGCTAGCGGCGGGACCGGGTGGCCTACTCGCGCTTGGTGAAGGCGACCTTCCCGCCGGGCAGGTGGGTCATCGAGTAGTTGGGGTGGTGGGCCAGGGTGTGGTGGCGTCGGCAGAGCAGGACGCCGTCCTCGACGGTGGTGTCACCGCCTTTAGACCAGGGGGTGAGGTGATGGGCCTGACACCATGCCGAGGGGCGTTCGCAGCCCTGGGCGTAGCAGCCGCCGTGCTGCACGGCCAATGCGATGCGTTGGGCCTTGGTGTGGAACCGGGCCTTGCGGCCGAGGTCGAGGACCTGGGACCGGGTGCCGAGGACGGCGGGGATGACTCCGGCCTGGCAGGCGAGCGTGCGGGCCAGGGCGGGGCTGATCCGGGTGCCGGTGTCGAGCTGGGCCGCCTTCAGCCCACCCATCAGCGTCTCGAGGGTCATGGTGACCACCACGGTGGCGTCCAGGCCGCCGGAGTCCGGGAGCCGGTCGACCGGGTAGCGCTGCACGTACTCGATCAGGGCGAGCCCCATCCCGTGCGGGGTACTGCCTTCCCCTCCGGCCTGGGGGTTGGCGATCGCGCCGAGCTGTTTGCGGAACCGGTCCGCGACGTGGGTGGGGATCTGGAATCGGCCGTAGGTGGCGCCGTGGCCGTCGTCGTGCAGCGTGAGCCGGGCCTTCTGCTCGGCCCGGCGTTCTTCGGCTTCGAGGGCCTTGGCCTCGTGGGCCTCGCCGACCTCGGGGGCGAGGACGTCGAGGATCCGTCTGCCCAGGATCCGCAACGCTCTCGCGTCGTGGTGCTCGGCCTGGCCCAGCAGGTGCGCGCGGGCCTCCGCGCGGACCTCGGGTGGCAGGTCCTCGGGCAGGGCGTCGACGGCTTCGACGATGACCTGGGCCTGGTCGGTGAGGATCACGCCTTTTGCGAGCGCGGCGGCGATGGTGTCGTGGCGCTCGAGGGCGTGGGCGAGCTTCATCGCTGTGGCGGTGGCGCGTTGGGTCTGGTGGGTGGTGTGGGCCCAGTAGACCGCGGTCGAGGTCGCGCCGGTCTCGACGCCGGCCTGGGTGGTGTCGGCGTGGGCGGCCAGGCGCAGCGTGAGCTCGTCGGCCTGGGCGCGCAGCCGGGTCGCGTCGGCCAGCGCCTGGGCGGTCTCGGTGGGGGTCATCGACCACACCGGGGTCTGGTTGAGGTCGGCGACTTGGGTGCGCAGCCGTGCCACTCCGGCGGCCACGGGGTGGCTCGCGGTGGGGGCGGCGGGGCTGCTCATAGGACTACTCAAGCAGGTGCCACCGACAGTGGGTGGGTTGAGAATCCCCTTTATCCACAGGGCATTCTCGCTCCTCGGTGGTCGAGGTGTGAAGGCGTGCAACGCCTGAGCCTCGAGACCTGGTGACCCGAGGTTGCTTGTCGGCTCACGGGGTCTCGAGGCTCGTCGCTGACGCTCCTCGCACCTCGACCACCGAAGCGCTGGCGCTCCTCGCGCCTCGACCACCGGGGGTGGAGGTCAGGGGGCGACGAGGAGGATCTTGTCGTCGCCGTCGCGGGGGGTGCCGCGGGTGTCGCGGTTGCTGGTCATGACCCACAGGTTGCCGTCGGGGGCGACGGCGACGGTGCGGACGCGGCCGTACTCGCCGATGAAGAAGCCCTCGGGCTCGACCGCGCGGTCGCCGTTGACGCGGACCCGCCAGAGCCGCTCGCCTCGGAGTGCGGCCATCCAGAGGTGGCCGTCGAGGTAGGCGAGGCCGGAGGGGGAGGAGTCGTCGGGGTTCCAGACCTGCTGGGGGTCGGTGAGGCCCTGACCGCCGCCCTCGCCCTCCACCTCGGGCCAGCCGTAGTTGGCGCCCGCGTCGATCCGGTTGAGCTCGTCGAACTCGTCCTGCCCGAACTCCGAGGCCCACAGGCTGCCGGCGTCGTCGAAGGCGAGGCCCTGGACGTTGCGGTGGCCCCACGACCAGACGGCGGTGCCGAACGGGTTGCCCGGCGCGGGCCGGCCGTCGGGCGTGAGGCGCAGGATCTTGCCGGCGAGGCCGTCTCGCTGCTGGGCGAGCTCCGGCTGCCCGGTCTCCCCGGTGGAGACGTAGAGGAGGCCGTCCGGGCCGAACTCCAGGCGGCCGCCGTCGTGGATGAAGCCGTTGGGGATGCCGGTGAGGATGGGCTCCGGGGTGCCGAGGCGGTCGCCGTCGAGGGTGGCGCGGACGACGCGGTTGTCGGAGTCGGTGCTGAGGTAGAGGTAGACGAGCCGGTCCTGGTCGAACTCGGGGGAGACCGCCAGCCCGAGCAGGCCGCCCTCGCCCTCCGGTGCGGCCTCATCCACGGTGCCGACCTCGGTGACCTGCCGGTCCTCTGCGGAGATCCGCAGCACCCTGCGGGTGTCGCGCTCGGTGACCAGCGCGTCGCCGTCGGGCAGGAAGTCCAGCCCCCACGGCGCCTCGAGCCCGGTGGCGACCTCCTCCACCACCTGCGGGCCGGCCGGGGCGGCGCTCGAGGGCGGCGCGGAGTCCGACGGGGACGGGGTCGAGGTGTCATCGGCGGACGGGGTGCCGGACGGGGTGCCGGTGATCGTCACCTCGCTCTCGTTGCCGCCCTGCCCGCAGCCGGCGAGCAGCAGCGCGGCAGCGGCGACGCCGGCGGTCAGCAGCCGCACCTCAGCCCACCCGCGCCAGGAAGTCGACCAGCAGGCGGTGGACCTGGTCGGGCTTCTCCATCTGGATGAAGTGCGACCCGCTCAGCTCGGCGTACGTCGCGTCCTTGACCCGCCCGGCCGCGGTCGCCATGTGGCGGGTGCCGGCCAGGACGTCGTAGCGCCCCGCGACGAAGGCGCACGGGACGCTCACCTTGCTGAGGGAGACCCGCCCGTGTCGCGAGGTGCTGAGGGCCAGCTGCATGTACCAGCCGATCGGCGTCGTGAGGAACTCGCTCACCGCCGTCGCGGCGAGCTCGGTGTCCGCCACCGGGAACATGAAGCCGGAGTGGGACAGCACCCGGATCGCACGAGGCCCGATCGGGAGCCGGGACGCGATCGGGGTGAGCGCCCAGTCGCTGTAGCGCAGGACGTGGGTCAGCCCCACGGTCACCGTGCGGGCGACCGCTCGGGGGAGCCGCAGGGGGCCCAGCATGGTGCCAAACGTGTCGCCCGGTACGCCGGCGACGGCGAACAGCCCCCGCACCCGCTCGGGATGGCGCACCGCCATCTCGAACATCGTGTTGACCCCCATCGACCAGCCCATCAGCACGGCCCGGTCGACGCCGAAGTGGTCCATGACCGAGAGCCCGTCCTCGACGAAGTGCTCGATCTCGATGTGGCTGGGATCCGCGGGGCGCTCCGAGCCGCCGGTGCCGCGGTGGTTCCACGAGACGACGCGCACGCCGCAGTCGGGGCGCAGCAGTGCCGGCCAGGCGTAGGCGCTGGTGCCGAGCCCGTTGCAGAGCACGACGGTGGGGCCCTCGATGGCGCCCTCGGGGTCGTTGGTCCAGGCGCGGATCACCGTCCCGTCATCGGAGAGCACGTCATGGAACGACAGGGCCGGGCTGGTCGTCGCCCGGGCTGCGGAGGTCGGCATGCACCGATTGTGCCCCAGCCGGCCGGTCGGAAGGGCTCAACCGTGCGCCGCGTGCGGCGCGGCGACCTCCTCGCGTGGCGCCAGCAGCGCCGCGAAGAAGTCCTCGACCTCCTGGCGCTCGGCCCGACGCTGGGCGCACTCGGTCGACGCCACGATGGCGTTGCGGCGGGCCGCCTGCTGGGAGCCGACGGCCCACCGATGGACGGCGTCGCGGGCCGATCCCACGAGGGCGGGTGGTGCGATCGCGACGAACATGGCGGCTCCCGAGCTTGCTGGCTGCGTCGGGGTCGACACTAGCGACGCGGGGCGTCGGGAGCGTCTCCTGCGTGTGACATCCAGGTGACGAGAGCGCTGCGGGACTCCCGTCCTAGTCCGGCACCGGCTCGGCGATGGTGGCACCGGACCGGGTGGCGCCGATGCTGGCGGCGACGACGCAGGCCATGGCGACGAGCTGGGCCGGGGTCAGCAGCTCGTGCAGGACGACCAGGCCGGCGAGCGCGGCGGCGGCCGGCTCCAGGCTCATCAGGATGCCGAACACCGCGGGGCGCAGCGAGCGCAGCGCGACCAGCTCGCAGGTGTAGGGGATCACCGAGCTGAGCAGGCCGACGGCGGCGCCGATGAGCAGGATCCGCGGGTCGGCGAGCGCCGTGCCGCCGGCGCCGAGCGCGAACGGCAGCAGCAGCGCTGTGGCGACCACGCTGGCCAGCGTGAGCCCGTCGAAGCCGGGCCAGCGTCGCCCGGTCGAGGCGCTGAGCAGGATGTACGCCGCCCACGCGGCGCCCGCGAGCAGCGCGAACAGGACGCCGGCGATCGACAGGTCGGCCCGCTCGAAGCCCAGCAGCGCCACGCCGGCGGCCGCGAGCAGCACCCACACCAGGTCGCGCGGTCGCCGCGACCCGATCACGGCCAGCGTGAGCGGACCGACGAACTCGATGGTCACCGCGATCCCGAGCGGGATCCGGGAGAAGGACTGGTAGATCGCCCAGTTCATGAGCCCGAGGCTGAGCCCGAAGCCGAGCACGACCAGCCAGTCCTGACGGGAGCGGCCGCGCAGCGTGGGCCGCGCGAGCAGCCAGAGGATGACCGAGCTGGCCACCAGCCGCAGCCACACGATGGCGGTCGGCGAGACCTCGTCGAAGAGGCTCTTGGCCACGCCGGCCCCGAGCTGGACCGACAGGATCCCGACCAGGACCAGCCAGATGGGCGAGACGGCCGGCGATGACTTTGCGGCGCTCACCAGGTCACCCTAGGAGCAGGTGTACCCGCGCGCGGACAAGGGAGCCAGGATGGGCACGGTACTGATGGTCGGGACCCGCAAGGGCCTGTGGGTGGGCCGGTCGGACGACGACCGGCAGGATTGGGAGTTCACCGGGCCCCACCACGACATGGAGGAGGTCTACTCCTGCCTCGTCGACCTGCGGGGCGAGACGCCGCGGCTCTACTCCGGCGCGTCCTCGATGTGGCTCGGCCCCCAGGTGCGCTGGTCCGACGACCTCGGCGCGACCTGGCAGGAGGGCGAGGGCGTCCGCTTCCCCGAGGGGTACGACGCCTCGGTCGAGCGGGTCTGGCAGCTGGCCCTCGGAGTGGACCCCGGCGTCGTCTGGGCAGGCACCGAGCCCGGCGCCGTCTGGCGCTCGACGGACGGCGCGCGCACCTTCGCACTCGAGGAGGCCCTGTGGCACCACCCGCAGCGGCCGGAGTGGGGCGCCGGCTTCGGCGGCCAGGCCTTCCACACGATCCTGCCGCACCCCACGAACCCCGACTCGGTGACGGTGGCGATCTCCACGGGCGGGGTCTACCAGACCACGGACGGCGGTGGCTCCTGGACGGCGCGCAACCAGGGCATCCGCGCGGAGTTCCTGCCCGAGGGCCAGCAGTACCCCGAGTTCGGGCAGTGCGTGCACAAGGTGACCCGCCACCCCTCGCGTCCCGAGCGGCTCTACCTGCAGAACCACGGCGGCGTCTACCGCTCCGACGACGAGGCCGGCAGCTGGGACTACATCGGCGACGGGCTGCCCTCGGACTTCGGCTTCCCCGTGGTGGTCCACCCGCACGATCCGGACACGATCTTCGTCTTCCCGATCGGCGCCGGCGACGGCCGCTACCCGCCGGCCGCGAAGGCGCGGGTCTACCGGTCCCGCGATGCCGGCGACACGTGGGAGGAGCTCGGCAACGGGCTGCCCGACGACTTCTACGTCGGGGTCATGCGCGACGCCATGACCGCCGACGGCCACGACGCCGCCGGCCTGTACGTCGGTGCCCGCAACGGTGCGGTGTGGGGCTCGGCGGACGCGGGGGAGAGCTGGCGCCAGCTGGTCTGCAACCTGCCGGACGTGCTGGTGGTCCGCGCGGCGAGCGTCTAGCGCTCGGTCAGCAGCGGGCCCATCGGCGGCGGGTCGGGCGGCAGCGGGGTCTCCTCCTGCCCGTCCTCGTGGAACACCATCGGCTCCGGCACGCCCGCGGTGATCTGGGTGCCGTCGGCGCGGTGACCGCCGACCAGCGGTCGGTAGTCCAGGTCGCCGTCGATGCGGGCGCCGTGGGCGTCCAGCTCGACCTCCAGCGGCTGGCCGGGGGTCACGACGTGGATGGCACCGCGTACGCGCAGGATCACCCGGTCCTCCGGCTCGACCGCGAGCCCGTCGGAGTCCTCGGTCACGGCCTCGCCGAGCTCGGTGTTGGCGCCCTCGACGCTCACCCGGAACCGCCCGGAGGTGACCTCGACGCGCATCCGCGAGCCGCGCCAGGTCAGGGGGAAGCGCAGCGCCTCCCAGCCGTCGGGCAGCCGCGGGTCAAAGGTGAGCTCCGCGCCGTAGGCGCGCATGCCGGCGAAGCCGAAGACCAGGGCGCTCCACACGCCGCCCGCGGAGGCGACGTGCAGGCCGTCGACGGTGTTGCCGTGCAGGTTCGCGAGGTCGACGTAGAGCGCGGCGCGGAAGTAGTTGAGCGCCTCGTCGTGGTAGCCGACCTCGGCCGCCATGATCGCCTGGGCCACCGCCGAGAGGGTCGAGTCACCGGTGGTGATGGGGTCGTAGTACTCGAAGTCGGCCCGCTTCTCCTCCCGCGTGAACCGGTCGCCGTGCAGGAACAGCGCCATCACGACGTCGGCCTGCTTGAGCACCTGGAACCGGTAGATCACCAGCGGGTGGTAGTGCAGCATCAGCGGCCGGTTCTCCGGGGGCGTGCGGGAGAGGTCCCACACCTCCCGGTCGAGGAAGAAGTCGTCCTGGGGGTGGATGCCCAGCCCCTCGTCGAAGGGGATGTGCATCCCCGCGGCGCACCGGCGCCACTCGTCGACCTCGTCCATGCTGACCCCGAGGCGGTGCACGAGCTGGGAGTACTCGACGGGGTGGTGGTCGCGCATCAGCTCCACGGTGGCGACAGCCTGCTCGAGGTTGAAGCGGGCCATCACGTTGGTGAAGAGGTTGTTGTTGACGACTGTCGTGTACTCGTCGGGGCCGGTCACGCCGTGGATGTGGAAGGAGCGCTCACCGTTGCTGCGCCAGAACCCGAGGTCGGCCCACATCCGCGCGGTCTCGACGAGGACGTCGATGCCGTCGCGCAGCAGGAAGCCGAGGTCGCCGGAGCCGGCGACGTACTGCATGAGCGCGTAGACGATGTCGGCGTCGATGTGCACCTGGGCGCTGCCGGCGGCGTAGTAGGCCGAGGCCTCCTCGCCGTTGATGGTGCGCCACGGGTAGAGCGCGCCGCTCTGGGCCATCTCCCGGGCGCGGGTCCGCGCCGCGGGGAGCA includes the following:
- a CDS encoding SDR family NAD(P)-dependent oxidoreductase, whose product is MDLRLSGRTALVSGSTQGIGYAIAEALLREGASVTVNGRDPERVRAAVAGLTAAVPGAKASGLAADLADPEQVSRLLGDLGSIDILVNNVGLFEVAPFADIHDEAWQRYWEVNVMSGVRLTRHLLPLMLERGWGRVIFVGTESGVSVPGDMLHYGVTKAGVLALSNGLAKLTRGTEVTVNTILGGPTYSDGVADAVAQISQAQSVPVDALKAAVIGGNQTSLLERFIEPSEIAHLAAYLASPVSSATNGAALRADGGVLTGIL
- a CDS encoding MFS transporter encodes the protein MAGRPPGSTAQGSSFVRDSPTVLSYAALLCFAFWVYGYGPALSLLRDDLRFSYTVLGAYTAAWSAGTVLTGLLFPTAARLLPRAALLWGSSIVATAGLALFVLGSGVGPTLAGGAVLGVGGTMLLTTIQALLSDTHAELRERALVEANIGAAACAVAAPLALGALAVTAVGWRAAFAFPAVALAALYLCFRRLPLPAASPHHGARPGPLPTACWLYAGLAAASMAVEFCLAYFGTEQLKDNGLATSSAVLAMSSHYVGLLLGRIVGAVATGRPGRSGELLYASLVATAGGFALFWLASDTVAVTLGLFVAGLGIANLYPLAVALSLAAAPGREDQANSRSQLLGGLLVVAAPYALGSLADRVGLTRAYAIEPVLIALCLILLLAGNRARRRSEAT
- a CDS encoding LacI family DNA-binding transcriptional regulator; translated protein: MQSPAPRRVTMSEVARLAGVSPMTVSYTYNRPERVSGESRAKVLEAAAVLGYPGPDPSARSLRYGATRTLGVVMGEHLTYAFDDGQAVAFLAGVAEVCAERGYGLLIVPTGTGEEDPGRVVAAAVDAYVVWTTTADDPVLDAACSTQRPVVVHGGPDRPGTTLVTIDNRAAARAVALEVWTGAGRPVVLSLPVDRRRESFLRPGLDPDTVAYPVTRDRLAGFRDAAGNLGLHWSRLPVGVCHTNDEADAQAVMARLRESASDLDAVAAMSDRLALGALRSGGAPLRVSGWDDSALAREHDLTTVAQSMRAQGASCAAAALGDAPTVDHRDAWHVVRRGSTGGGAGTR
- a CDS encoding HNH endonuclease signature motif containing protein, coding for MSSPAAPTASHPVAAGVARLRTQVADLNQTPVWSMTPTETAQALADATRLRAQADELTLRLAAHADTTQAGVETGATSTAVYWAHTTHQTQRATATAMKLAHALERHDTIAAALAKGVILTDQAQVIVEAVDALPEDLPPEVRAEARAHLLGQAEHHDARALRILGRRILDVLAPEVGEAHEAKALEAEERRAEQKARLTLHDDGHGATYGRFQIPTHVADRFRKQLGAIANPQAGGEGSTPHGMGLALIEYVQRYPVDRLPDSGGLDATVVVTMTLETLMGGLKAAQLDTGTRISPALARTLACQAGVIPAVLGTRSQVLDLGRKARFHTKAQRIALAVQHGGCYAQGCERPSAWCQAHHLTPWSKGGDTTVEDGVLLCRRHHTLAHHPNYSMTHLPGGKVAFTKRE
- a CDS encoding PQQ-dependent sugar dehydrogenase; this encodes MRLLTAGVAAAALLLAGCGQGGNESEVTITGTPSGTPSADDTSTPSPSDSAPPSSAAPAGPQVVEEVATGLEAPWGLDFLPDGDALVTERDTRRVLRISAEDRQVTEVGTVDEAAPEGEGGLLGLAVSPEFDQDRLVYLYLSTDSDNRVVRATLDGDRLGTPEPILTGIPNGFIHDGGRLEFGPDGLLYVSTGETGQPELAQQRDGLAGKILRLTPDGRPAPGNPFGTAVWSWGHRNVQGLAFDDAGSLWASEFGQDEFDELNRIDAGANYGWPEVEGEGGGQGLTDPQQVWNPDDSSPSGLAYLDGHLWMAALRGERLWRVRVNGDRAVEPEGFFIGEYGRVRTVAVAPDGNLWVMTSNRDTRGTPRDGDDKILLVAP
- a CDS encoding alpha/beta fold hydrolase codes for the protein MPTSAARATTSPALSFHDVLSDDGTVIRAWTNDPEGAIEGPTVVLCNGLGTSAYAWPALLRPDCGVRVVSWNHRGTGGSERPADPSHIEIEHFVEDGLSVMDHFGVDRAVLMGWSMGVNTMFEMAVRHPERVRGLFAVAGVPGDTFGTMLGPLRLPRAVARTVTVGLTHVLRYSDWALTPIASRLPIGPRAIRVLSHSGFMFPVADTELAATAVSEFLTTPIGWYMQLALSTSRHGRVSLSKVSVPCAFVAGRYDVLAGTRHMATAAGRVKDATYAELSGSHFIQMEKPDQVHRLLVDFLARVG
- a CDS encoding EamA family transporter: MSAAKSSPAVSPIWLVLVGILSVQLGAGVAKSLFDEVSPTAIVWLRLVASSVILWLLARPTLRGRSRQDWLVVLGFGLSLGLMNWAIYQSFSRIPLGIAVTIEFVGPLTLAVIGSRRPRDLVWVLLAAAGVALLGFERADLSIAGVLFALLAGAAWAAYILLSASTGRRWPGFDGLTLASVVATALLLPFALGAGGTALADPRILLIGAAVGLLSSVIPYTCELVALRSLRPAVFGILMSLEPAAAALAGLVVLHELLTPAQLVAMACVVAASIGATRSGATIAEPVPD
- a CDS encoding WD40/YVTN/BNR-like repeat-containing protein; translated protein: MGTVLMVGTRKGLWVGRSDDDRQDWEFTGPHHDMEEVYSCLVDLRGETPRLYSGASSMWLGPQVRWSDDLGATWQEGEGVRFPEGYDASVERVWQLALGVDPGVVWAGTEPGAVWRSTDGARTFALEEALWHHPQRPEWGAGFGGQAFHTILPHPTNPDSVTVAISTGGVYQTTDGGGSWTARNQGIRAEFLPEGQQYPEFGQCVHKVTRHPSRPERLYLQNHGGVYRSDDEAGSWDYIGDGLPSDFGFPVVVHPHDPDTIFVFPIGAGDGRYPPAAKARVYRSRDAGDTWEELGNGLPDDFYVGVMRDAMTADGHDAAGLYVGARNGAVWGSADAGESWRQLVCNLPDVLVVRAASV
- a CDS encoding glycoside hydrolase family 65 protein encodes the protein MDRGRFPVDPWRLVECAYRAEDLGVTETLFTVANGYLGMRGNPEEGRDAFAHGTFVNGFHETWPIRHAEAAFGFARTGQTIVNAPDAKLLKLYVDDEPLIIGTADLEHYERVLDFRDGMLRRSLIWRTPSGKRVRIDSTRMVSMTQRHLAILTLEVTMLEGDAPLVISSQVLNRQDGEDEYHVPSAAMGEKGDPRKTATFEGRVLMPEEHYAREDRMMLGYRCANSGMTIAVAADHRLTTEDEHETVVREHQDLTKLVIRVDATQGRTVRLEKTVAYHTSRGVPVRELSDRCDRTLDRAARHGVAHYADEQREWYDRFWQHTDVQVPGDDAQQQAIRFNLFTLAQASARADQQGVPAKGVSGSGYEGHYFWDSEIYVAPFLTFTQPHLARNLLHFRTRMLPAARTRAREMAQSGALYPWRTINGEEASAYYAAGSAQVHIDADIVYALMQYVAGSGDLGFLLRDGIDVLVETARMWADLGFWRSNGERSFHIHGVTGPDEYTTVVNNNLFTNVMARFNLEQAVATVELMRDHHPVEYSQLVHRLGVSMDEVDEWRRCAAGMHIPFDEGLGIHPQDDFFLDREVWDLSRTPPENRPLMLHYHPLVIYRFQVLKQADVVMALFLHGDRFTREEKRADFEYYDPITTGDSTLSAVAQAIMAAEVGYHDEALNYFRAALYVDLANLHGNTVDGLHVASAGGVWSALVFGFAGMRAYGAELTFDPRLPDGWEALRFPLTWRGSRMRVEVTSGRFRVSVEGANTELGEAVTEDSDGLAVEPEDRVILRVRGAIHVVTPGQPLEVELDAHGARIDGDLDYRPLVGGHRADGTQITAGVPEPMVFHEDGQEETPLPPDPPPMGPLLTER